In a genomic window of Tripterygium wilfordii isolate XIE 37 chromosome 8, ASM1340144v1, whole genome shotgun sequence:
- the LOC120004226 gene encoding cytochrome P450 CYP82D47-like, whose translation MEFLLSLPTNTIATKIFAVLLLYLFLRIFTNVLKPKKSKTSPPQAGGAWPLIGHLHLLIGPQASYITLSKMADKYGPIFKIKLGVHPTLVISNSELAKECLTTHDKVLANRPATVAMEIMGYNHAMFGWSPYGPYWRQLRKLVTVELLSNQRLKTFKHIRESEVKNSLKEMYQSWVHNKTGDSNHVSVDMTRIFGDITGNLIYRIVVGKVYARKGEGVVRWKLVVGDYMKLLTHFNVGDAMPFMRWFDLGGLEKAMKITFKELDGYVEEWLEEHKKKRSNSGGHGIVEEDFMDVMLSIFDDGGQQEYCTDNSTHTTNKAMCMALILGASETTKTTLTWSLSLLLNNLDVLKKVKQELAAHIGPETLVTESDVNSLVYLDAVITETLRLYPLGPLGLPHESIEDCTIAGYHVPARTRILFNLWKIHQDPRVWENPLEFKPERFLKEHNNIDVRGGHFELLPFGSGRRMCPGVSFALQVLKLTLANMLHGFDFATPNDEPVDMTEVNHMATTRATPLETLISPRLPSHLYMG comes from the exons ATGGAGTTTCTTCTTTCACTTCCAACAAACACCATAGCCACAAAAATCTTTGCAGTTTTATTACTCTACTTATTTTTAAGGATATTCACAAATGTACTAAAACCCAAGAAATCCAAGACATCCCCACCACAAGCCGGCGGAGCGTGGCCTTTGATAGGCCACCTCCACCTCCTTATCGGCCCACAGGCATCATACATAACATTAAGCAAGATGGCCGACAAATATGGTCCAATCTTCAAAATCAAGCTAGGCGTACATCCAACTCTTGTCATAAGTAACTCCGAGCTTGCCAAAGAGTGTTTGACCACACACGACAAAGTCTTGGCCAACCGTCCAGCGACTGTGGCCATGGAAATCATGGGCTACAACCATGCCATGTTCGGTTGGAGCCCATACGGCCCATATTGGCGTCAATTGCGCAAGCTAGTCACTGTTGAGCTTCTCTCCAATCAAAGGCTCAAAACGTTTAAGCACATAAGAGAATCCGAGGTTAAGAATTCCTTGAAAGAGATGTACCAATCATGGGTTCATAACAAAACCGGCGATTCGAATCATGTTTCCGTGGACATGACTAGAATTTTTGGAGACATAACCGGAAACCTGATATACAGGATTGTTGTAGGTAAAGTGTATGCAAGAAAGGGTGAGGGGGTTGTGAGATGGAAACTAGTAGTGGGGGACTATATGAAGTTGTTGACCCACTTTAATGTGGGTGATGCGATGCCGTTTATGAGGTGGTTTGATTTGGGAGGTTTGGAGAAGGCCATGAAAATTACATTCAAAGAATTAGACGGTTATGTTGAAGAGTGGTTGGAAGAGCATAAGAAGAAGAGATCCAATTCTGGTGGTCATGGAATTGTAGAGGAAGACTTCATGGACGTGATGCTCTCCATCTTTGATGATGGTGGTCAACAGGAGTATTGTACTGATAATAGTACTCACACAACTAACAAGGCCATGTGCATG GCTCTTATATTGGGGGCCTCTGAGACCACTAAGACTACTCTGACTTGGAGTCTATCACTACTACTCAACAACCTTGACGTCCTAAAGAAGGTCAAACAAGAGTTGGCTGCTCACATTGGTCCAGAAACACTAGTGACTGAATCAGATGTGAATTCTCTTGTCTACCTTGATGCAGTTATAACAGAAACATTACGATTATACCCTCTAGGTCCACTCGGGTTACCACACGAGTCTATAGAGGACTGCACCATAGCTGGTTATCATGTTCCAGCAAGGACTCGAATTCTTTTCAATCTGTGGAAGATTCATCAAGATCCGCGAGTGTGGGAGAATCCTTTGGAGTTCAAGCCTGAAAGGTTTCTTAAAGAGCATAACAACATTGATGTTAGGGGAGGTCACTTTGAGTTATTACCATTTGGCAGTGGTAGAAGAATGTGTCCTGGTGTGTCTTTTGCCCTTCAAGTTTTGAAGCTTACACTAGCTAATATGCTTCACGGCTTTGATTTTGCAACTCCAAATGATGAACCAGTTGATATGACTGAAGTTAATCACATGGCCACTACCCGTGCAACGCCACTTGAAACCCTCATTAGTCCACGCCTTCCAAGTCATCTCTATATGGGGTGA